One Gallus gallus isolate bGalGal1 chromosome 11, bGalGal1.mat.broiler.GRCg7b, whole genome shotgun sequence DNA window includes the following coding sequences:
- the MAF gene encoding transcription factor Maf — protein sequence MASELAMSGSDLPTSPLAMEYVNDFDLMKFEVKKEPVETDRIISQCGRLIAGGSLSSTPMSTPCSSVPPSPSFSAPSPGSGTDQKTHLEDYYWMTGYPQQLNPEALGFSPEDAVEALINSSHHPLPGAFDGYARGQQLAAAAGGSVPAEEMGSAAAVVSAVIAAAAAQGGAPHYHHHHHHPHHGGGGGGGGHPHGAAPGSAPPSSASSSAAGSGGGGGGGGGGAGGLHHPHHGGGGGGGGLHFDDRFSDEQLVTMSVRELNRQLRGVSKEEVIRLKQKRRTLKNRGYAQSCRFKRVQQRHVLESEKNQLLQQVEHLKQEISRLVRERDAYKEKYEKLVSNGFRENGSSSDNPSSPEFFMYPRESSTTVM from the exons ATGGCATCAGAACTGGCAATGAGCGGCTCCGACCTGCCCACCAGTCCCCTGGCCATGGAATATGTTAATGACTTCGATCTGATGAAGTTTGAAGTGAAAAAGGAGCCGGTGGAGACCGATCGCATTATCAGCCAGTGCGGCCGCTTGATCGCCGGGGGATCGCTCTCTTCCACCCCGATGAGCACGCCCTGCAGCTCGGTGCCCCCGTCCCCCAGCTTCTCGGCGCCCAGCCCCGGCTCCGGCACCGACCAGAAGACCCACCTGGAAGACTACTACTGGATGACGGGCTACCCGCAGCAGCTCAACCCCGAGGCGCTGGGCTTCAGCCCCGAGGACGCGGTGGAGGCGCTGATCAACAGCAGCCACCACCCGCTGCCCGGCGCCTTCGATGGCTATGCTAGAGGGCAGCAGCTGGCCGCGGCCGCCGGCGGCTCGGTGCCGGCCGAGGAGATGGGCTCGGCGGCCGCCGTGGTGTCGGCGGTGATCGCCGCGGCGGCGGCGCAGGGCGGCGCGCCccactaccaccaccaccaccaccacccgcaccacggcggcggcggcggcggcggcggacaCCCCCACGGCGCGGCGCCGGGCAGCGCGCCGccctcctccgcctcctcctcgGCCGCGGGCtccggaggcggcggcggcggcggcggcggaggcgcCGGGGGGCTGCACCACCCGCACCacggaggaggcggcggcggcggcggcctgCACTTCGACGACCGCTTCTCCGACGAGCAGCTGGTCACCATGTCGGTGCGGGAGCTGAACCGGCAGCTGCGGGGCGTCAGCAAGGAAGAGGTGATCCGgctgaagcagaagaggaggacCCTCAAAAACAGGGGCTATGCCCAGTCCTGCCGCTTCAAGAGGGTCCAGCAGCGGCACGTCCTGGAGTCGGAGAAgaaccagctgctgcagcaagtGGAGCACCTAAAGCAGGAGATCTCCAGGCTGGTCCGGGAGAGGGACGCCTACAAGGAAAAGTACGAGAAGCTGGTCAGCAATGGCTTCCGAGAAAACGGATCCAGCAGCGACAACCCCTCCTCTCCAGAGTTTTTCAT GTACCCGAGAGAATCTTCTACAACGGTGATGTGA